One window of Dehalobacterium formicoaceticum genomic DNA carries:
- a CDS encoding Crp/Fnr family transcriptional regulator yields MKQPILCLKEIPLFEGLSTSEFNEICPGVINKSVNKGHFLFRQGDNDDSVYLVKMGRLKLLQNSAEGKETIVTFIGPGEVVGETNLFRKQQQMFSALAIEDVRLLGFRREDLEKIIEMNPQFAVKIICHLSQKLNTVMQQISDYKGTSVKERVLKLFLRLTNEYGVLTNDGVLIRMHITQQELGDMIGASRVMVAQVMKELRDVGILNQKGKYYMIKTDFCMKHAMESASK; encoded by the coding sequence ATGAAGCAGCCGATCTTATGTTTGAAAGAGATTCCCTTGTTTGAAGGGCTTAGTACCTCTGAATTTAATGAAATCTGTCCCGGTGTCATCAATAAATCCGTCAATAAAGGACATTTTTTATTTCGGCAGGGAGATAATGATGATTCTGTTTATCTGGTAAAAATGGGGCGTTTAAAGCTCCTCCAGAATTCAGCAGAGGGCAAAGAAACCATCGTCACATTTATCGGCCCCGGGGAAGTAGTGGGGGAAACAAATCTCTTCCGAAAACAGCAGCAAATGTTTAGCGCCCTAGCGATTGAGGATGTGCGGTTGCTCGGCTTCAGGAGAGAAGATTTAGAAAAGATCATTGAAATGAATCCTCAATTTGCTGTTAAAATCATCTGCCATTTGTCACAAAAATTAAACACAGTAATGCAGCAAATAAGTGACTATAAAGGAACTTCTGTCAAAGAGAGGGTGCTAAAATTATTCCTGCGCTTGACTAATGAGTATGGAGTTCTTACCAATGATGGAGTCTTAATCCGGATGCATATTACTCAACAAGAACTAGGGGATATGATTGGCGCCTCCCGGGTCATGGTAGCTCAGGTCATGAAAGAACTGAGGGATGTAGGTATCTTAAACCAAAAGGGAAAATACTATATGATCAAAACAGATTTTTGTATGAAACATGCGATGGAGAGCGCATCAAAATGA
- a CDS encoding B12-binding domain-containing radical SAM protein, with protein MKILLVRPGRRKQAITLGEFMYGEPLGLESVFALLKEEHELKVLDLMVGKEDLLTICVSYRPDVIGFTSLCIDVPAVLDLAKQVKDHHPDVITMVGGTQTFLAPESFFVPQIDHVAEFTTKENLKTLCSYLQKKAQVPLIDGIRSQENHFEGTGVRGINDYIQPDRSCTDQYRKYYSYFGYRPCALLQTSRGCSSMCNFCQRWKIEGSQEKDEPLTEIIREIEKIKEPSIMIIDNNFLYHRERLENFCALLEERGIRKNFICYGSAQSIVQNETTMKRLAENGLKAVLVGYESFKDEELANYQKKSTRAINIAAGKILKNYHIDCWASFILHPDWTTQDFKEFRKYLRILRPEISSLTPLTPFPGSFLAKKYRDRTLYQKEDYDQWSYSLVSIAPGNMSLRRYYFEVLLSNFYVNLFMNNASYLVNKFGLCTLLRLLKGSFKFLLRYLRFMIKG; from the coding sequence ATGAAAATTCTCTTGGTACGGCCGGGCAGAAGAAAACAAGCCATTACCTTGGGGGAATTCATGTATGGAGAACCCCTGGGCTTGGAATCAGTTTTTGCCTTGCTTAAAGAGGAGCACGAATTAAAGGTCTTGGATTTGATGGTGGGCAAGGAGGATTTATTAACCATCTGCGTAAGCTATCGTCCCGATGTCATCGGCTTTACTTCCTTATGTATTGATGTCCCCGCTGTTCTTGATCTGGCAAAACAGGTGAAGGATCATCATCCCGATGTCATTACCATGGTGGGAGGAACCCAAACCTTTCTAGCACCGGAAAGTTTTTTTGTGCCCCAAATTGATCATGTGGCGGAATTTACCACCAAAGAAAACTTAAAAACACTCTGCTCTTATCTCCAAAAGAAAGCACAGGTACCTCTGATCGACGGCATCAGAAGCCAAGAAAATCATTTTGAAGGAACTGGCGTAAGGGGTATCAACGACTATATTCAACCGGACCGTTCCTGTACCGATCAATATCGAAAATACTACAGCTACTTCGGTTATCGGCCCTGCGCTTTGCTGCAAACCTCCCGAGGCTGCAGTTCCATGTGTAACTTCTGTCAACGGTGGAAAATTGAGGGCAGTCAGGAAAAAGACGAACCCCTGACGGAGATTATCCGGGAGATTGAGAAAATCAAGGAACCTAGCATTATGATTATTGATAACAATTTTCTTTATCACCGGGAACGGTTGGAGAATTTTTGCGCTTTGCTGGAGGAGCGGGGAATCAGGAAAAATTTCATCTGCTACGGCAGTGCCCAAAGCATCGTGCAAAATGAAACGACCATGAAAAGGCTGGCAGAAAACGGATTAAAGGCTGTGCTGGTGGGCTATGAATCCTTTAAAGATGAAGAATTAGCCAATTATCAAAAAAAATCCACCAGGGCAATCAATATCGCAGCCGGAAAAATCCTCAAAAATTATCACATCGATTGCTGGGCCTCCTTTATCCTTCATCCGGATTGGACTACTCAGGACTTTAAAGAATTCAGGAAGTATCTTAGAATACTTCGGCCGGAAATCTCCTCCCTTACGCCCCTGACCCCTTTCCCCGGCAGTTTCTTGGCAAAAAAATACCGGGACAGAACCTTGTACCAAAAGGAGGATTATGATCAATGGAGCTATTCCCTGGTGTCCATTGCCCCCGGTAATATGAGCCTGCGCCGGTATTATTTTGAGGTTTTACTCTCTAATTTTTATGTCAATCTTTTCATGAATAATGCTTCCTATCTGGTGAATAAATTTGGCCTTTGCACCCTGTTGCGCTTATTAAAGGGTTCATTTAAGTTTCTCCTCAGATATCTGAGGTTCATGATCAAAGGCTAA
- a CDS encoding NAD(P)/FAD-dependent oxidoreductase yields MERTLILGGGTGGIVSATVLKKTMGSSMEVTVIDRLENHYYTPSFPMLMIGARRESEIVRPLACLREKEIGFIHEEVKGIDPDHQQVITNKQILAYDYLILALGIEYHPETVPGFQEFAFNAYQFEDIISIKDRLSHFEAGEIVFFISSVPYKCPPAPYEMMFLLDQFFRQRGIRNKVKLTLVTPDFSPEPLAKPRVGQSVRNMLHEKNIDLITQAKILAVEKDGLVLDHGTRIPARLLLGVAPHWTPKVLRNTDLVDSSGYMEVDPHTLETKYPNIYGIGDAAAIRLPVIDAYAPKAGIFAHYQGEVVARNIALLAQGLNPKFRYTGKGA; encoded by the coding sequence ATGGAGAGGACCTTAATCCTGGGTGGTGGAACAGGTGGAATTGTCTCTGCCACTGTATTAAAAAAAACAATGGGATCAAGCATGGAAGTCACGGTTATAGATCGATTGGAAAATCATTATTATACCCCTTCCTTTCCCATGCTGATGATCGGAGCCCGCAGAGAGTCAGAAATAGTGCGCCCCCTTGCATGTCTGAGAGAAAAGGAGATTGGCTTTATCCATGAGGAAGTGAAAGGGATTGATCCGGATCATCAGCAGGTTATTACGAACAAACAAATTTTAGCATATGATTATTTAATTCTCGCCTTAGGGATTGAATATCATCCGGAAACTGTCCCAGGATTTCAAGAATTTGCTTTCAATGCTTATCAATTTGAGGATATTATCAGCATCAAAGATAGGTTAAGCCATTTTGAAGCAGGGGAAATCGTCTTTTTTATCTCCAGCGTACCCTATAAATGTCCTCCGGCACCTTATGAAATGATGTTTTTACTGGACCAGTTTTTTCGTCAGCGGGGAATTCGAAACAAGGTGAAGCTGACTTTAGTGACCCCGGATTTTTCTCCGGAACCTTTGGCCAAACCCAGGGTAGGTCAAAGTGTCCGCAATATGCTTCATGAGAAAAATATCGACCTGATCACCCAAGCGAAAATTTTGGCGGTGGAAAAGGACGGACTGGTTCTGGATCATGGCACAAGAATCCCTGCCCGCCTGCTTCTGGGTGTTGCACCCCATTGGACACCGAAGGTGCTGCGTAACACAGACTTGGTTGACAGCAGTGGTTATATGGAAGTGGATCCCCATACCCTGGAAACAAAGTATCCCAATATTTATGGGATTGGAGATGCTGCAGCCATTCGCCTGCCGGTCATCGATGCCTATGCTCCTAAAGCCGGCATTTTTGCTCATTATCAAGGAGAGGTGGTGGCACGCAATATTGCTCTTTTAGCTCAGGGATTAAATCCAAAATTCCGCTATACCGGGAAGGGTGCCTGA
- a CDS encoding B12-binding domain-containing radical SAM protein, protein MKILFVRPKPHPNTIGLQSIMICEPLELEYLAAAIQDQHQAVLVDLILEKKPLTHFIKLHRPQVVALTAYIAHVNVVKDYARIIKKIDPQIKVVLGGVHADVVPEDFLDPHIDIIFSGNGIKNFAALMDLWEKDPLGSLKEKIIKGLGVPEIPSLFPLRSLTVKYRSRYYYLYHKPCALLKTSYGCPYSCSFCFCRQITEGQYRERDLDQVIEELSEISEPEIYIVDDNFLVDPQRVDRFCTLLKAHGIKKGFLIYGRADFIAQHEEIIAKFAAQGLRAVIVGVESPNPRELEEYHKNSSVEINEKAIKILRKYGIDCYATMILGLDWDDRDFDHLSRWLREQKLRFVNLQPLTPLPGTPLFAKYQDSLAVPREKYEEWDLANLVVQPTRLSLSRYYYQILKVYFRISLTPENIKGNLKYGFSLNLRIALGVLRIIRQYLKKILGSKKP, encoded by the coding sequence ATGAAAATTCTCTTCGTTAGACCGAAACCTCACCCTAATACCATCGGCTTGCAAAGCATCATGATTTGTGAGCCCTTGGAATTGGAATACTTAGCTGCCGCCATCCAGGATCAGCACCAGGCAGTACTGGTAGATCTGATTTTAGAGAAAAAACCTCTCACCCATTTTATTAAATTGCATCGTCCCCAGGTGGTGGCATTAACCGCCTATATTGCCCATGTTAACGTGGTAAAAGACTATGCCCGGATCATTAAAAAAATAGATCCCCAAATTAAGGTTGTCTTGGGAGGGGTGCACGCTGATGTAGTGCCGGAGGATTTTCTGGATCCCCATATCGACATTATTTTCTCCGGCAATGGCATCAAGAACTTTGCTGCCTTAATGGATCTATGGGAAAAAGATCCTTTGGGATCACTGAAGGAAAAGATCATTAAAGGACTCGGTGTGCCTGAGATTCCGTCCCTTTTTCCTCTAAGGTCCCTTACCGTGAAATACCGCTCCCGCTATTATTATTTATATCATAAGCCTTGCGCCTTACTTAAAACCTCCTATGGCTGCCCCTATTCCTGCAGCTTCTGTTTCTGTCGTCAAATTACCGAAGGTCAGTACCGGGAGCGGGATCTGGATCAAGTGATCGAAGAATTAAGCGAAATCTCAGAACCGGAAATCTATATTGTGGATGATAACTTTTTAGTGGATCCCCAGCGTGTCGACCGTTTTTGCACCCTATTAAAAGCACATGGCATTAAGAAAGGTTTTCTGATCTATGGCCGGGCTGATTTTATCGCCCAACATGAGGAAATCATAGCCAAGTTTGCCGCCCAGGGATTAAGGGCGGTAATTGTCGGCGTGGAATCCCCTAATCCCCGGGAATTGGAGGAATATCACAAAAACAGCAGTGTGGAAATCAATGAAAAGGCCATTAAGATTCTCCGCAAATATGGCATCGACTGCTATGCCACGATGATTTTAGGACTGGATTGGGATGACCGTGATTTTGACCATCTCTCTCGATGGTTAAGGGAGCAAAAGCTGCGTTTTGTCAACCTGCAGCCTTTAACCCCTTTACCCGGTACCCCATTATTTGCTAAGTACCAGGATTCACTGGCAGTACCCCGGGAAAAATATGAAGAATGGGACTTAGCCAATTTGGTGGTACAACCCACCAGGCTCTCCTTGTCCAGATATTATTATCAAATCTTAAAGGTATATTTTCGGATCAGTCTCACTCCGGAAAACATCAAAGGAAATCTTAAATACGGGTTTTCCCTCAATCTTCGTATTGCTCTGGGGGTTTTAAGGATTATCCGTCAGTATTTGAAAAAAATCCTTGGGAGCAAGAAGCCATGA
- a CDS encoding B12-binding domain-containing radical SAM protein — protein sequence MRILLVRPPAASFISHLKLVQVEPLELEILLAAVTKMGHLAEIHDAMTNKKNFRSILKEFKPDVVAITGYITQKSFMINYAKITKAYHHQIQVLIGGVHAEINYRDFFHPAVDLIVHSGGVRPFQEVLKLISENMLEQIPQIPGICYHQHDHEWSCNKKIPLNPDETPNPDRSFFYRHQHHFNYLYFRPCALVKTSYSCPHHCNFCYCCLLNQGRYLCRDLNSVIEEISSIECENIWLVDDTFYQDLPRLKAFIRMIRERQIKKNFILYYRADFVAANEDLIVRLKEIGLKMVIIGLEAFDDQALAGYDKNTSAAVNEKCLAILKKHDIDCTGLFVLDIDSAKEDFVQLFRYIKKHSLNLSTVSILTPLPGTGQHEKYQHRLTAYHPKQWDFLHLVAKPGKITKGRFYFEFYRLNLKILIMNIKSGTWKKDLRGRLN from the coding sequence ATGAGAATTTTGCTGGTGCGTCCCCCGGCTGCCTCATTCATTTCTCATCTGAAATTGGTTCAAGTTGAGCCTTTGGAATTGGAAATTTTGCTTGCCGCTGTGACAAAAATGGGGCACCTGGCAGAGATTCATGATGCCATGACAAATAAGAAAAATTTTCGCTCCATCTTAAAAGAATTTAAACCTGATGTGGTAGCCATCACCGGTTATATTACCCAAAAGAGCTTTATGATCAATTATGCCAAAATCACCAAGGCTTACCATCATCAAATCCAGGTTTTGATCGGCGGCGTTCATGCAGAAATCAACTACCGGGATTTTTTCCATCCTGCTGTGGACTTGATCGTCCATTCCGGCGGGGTTCGTCCTTTTCAAGAGGTTTTAAAGCTGATCAGCGAAAATATGTTGGAACAAATACCCCAAATCCCGGGCATCTGTTATCACCAACATGATCACGAATGGTCCTGTAATAAAAAAATTCCTCTTAACCCTGATGAAACGCCCAACCCTGATCGAAGTTTTTTTTACCGGCATCAGCATCATTTTAATTACCTTTATTTTCGGCCCTGTGCCCTGGTAAAGACTTCTTATAGCTGTCCTCATCATTGTAATTTCTGTTATTGCTGCTTGTTAAATCAGGGACGGTATCTGTGCCGGGATCTGAATAGTGTAATCGAGGAGATATCTTCTATTGAGTGTGAAAACATCTGGCTTGTTGACGATACCTTTTATCAGGATCTTCCTCGTCTGAAAGCTTTTATCCGCATGATCCGGGAAAGACAAATCAAGAAAAATTTTATTCTCTATTATCGGGCAGATTTTGTGGCCGCTAATGAAGACCTCATCGTTCGTTTAAAAGAAATCGGTTTAAAAATGGTGATTATCGGCTTGGAGGCCTTTGACGACCAGGCTCTGGCAGGTTATGATAAGAATACCTCTGCCGCGGTCAATGAAAAGTGTCTCGCCATCTTAAAAAAGCATGATATCGACTGCACCGGTTTATTTGTTCTGGATATTGACAGCGCAAAAGAGGACTTCGTGCAGCTCTTCCGCTATATCAAAAAACACAGCTTGAATTTATCAACCGTATCGATCCTCACTCCCTTACCCGGCACAGGACAACATGAAAAATATCAGCACCGCCTGACTGCTTATCACCCGAAACAATGGGACTTTCTTCATCTGGTAGCCAAGCCTGGTAAGATTACTAAGGGGAGATTTTATTTTGAATTTTACCGCCTCAACCTGAAGATCTTAATCATGAACATTAAATCAGGTACTTGGAAAAAAGACTTGCGCGGTCGATTAAACTGA
- a CDS encoding efflux RND transporter periplasmic adaptor subunit, with translation MSVMKKKFVGAGLAVLGLLLAGYLFFFQDQGISVETSRVTRGDIYQYVEETGVVQARELAAVYALAGGALTEVFKEVGDPVNTGDLLAKMDNREVLLQIQALEAQQQSAQARYQETTKSADQNMINKLAALLRSAEASYQETQRQAENNKILYDSGALSLDSYRNSLTLLAQAKANAEAAKSDLAQAQKSTSVNVQKEMQGQINQIQAEIDLLKKQSTDLVIKAPADGLVLTREIKAGSFVQPGTLLFEIGSAEDTFLESDILLDKIGHVTEGAEVLITNEDMGINDLKGKVRKIYPTAFSKVSELGIEQKRVKVEVDFSAAEKTLKPGYEVDLKIITAGRKQALLIDEKEVFDRQGKDYVFVVENQQAVLKEIETGIKSGDLVEVLHGLTEGEEVILSPDETIESGKKVQSQSGS, from the coding sequence ATGAGCGTAATGAAGAAGAAGTTTGTGGGGGCGGGATTGGCAGTTTTGGGACTGCTGCTGGCAGGATATCTGTTCTTTTTCCAGGATCAGGGTATCAGTGTAGAAACTAGCCGGGTAACGCGGGGTGATATTTATCAATACGTGGAAGAAACCGGGGTAGTTCAAGCCCGTGAGTTGGCTGCAGTTTATGCACTGGCGGGAGGAGCTCTCACGGAGGTTTTTAAAGAAGTCGGGGATCCGGTAAATACCGGGGATCTTCTGGCCAAAATGGACAATCGGGAAGTTCTTTTGCAGATCCAGGCTCTGGAGGCTCAGCAGCAATCGGCACAAGCACGGTACCAGGAAACAACTAAATCGGCGGACCAAAATATGATCAATAAACTGGCCGCCCTGTTGCGTTCAGCTGAGGCTTCTTATCAAGAGACGCAAAGACAGGCGGAAAACAACAAGATTCTATATGACAGCGGTGCCCTCAGTTTGGATAGTTATCGAAATTCCCTGACGCTATTGGCACAGGCTAAGGCTAATGCAGAAGCTGCCAAGAGCGATTTGGCCCAAGCCCAAAAAAGCACCTCTGTTAATGTCCAAAAGGAGATGCAGGGGCAAATTAACCAGATTCAGGCTGAGATTGATTTACTGAAAAAGCAAAGCACAGATTTGGTTATTAAAGCCCCTGCTGATGGTTTGGTTTTGACCAGGGAAATAAAAGCAGGCAGCTTTGTTCAGCCGGGTACCTTGCTTTTTGAGATCGGCAGTGCCGAGGACACTTTTCTGGAAAGCGACATTTTATTGGATAAAATCGGGCATGTGACAGAAGGGGCAGAGGTACTGATCACCAATGAAGACATGGGGATCAATGACCTGAAAGGCAAGGTACGAAAAATTTATCCCACGGCCTTCAGTAAAGTATCGGAGCTGGGTATTGAACAAAAAAGAGTGAAGGTGGAAGTTGATTTTAGCGCTGCTGAAAAGACCTTAAAGCCGGGATACGAAGTGGATCTTAAGATTATAACGGCCGGAAGAAAACAAGCCTTACTCATCGACGAAAAGGAAGTTTTTGACCGGCAGGGGAAAGACTATGTTTTTGTTGTGGAAAATCAGCAAGCTGTCCTGAAGGAGATTGAAACAGGGATCAAGAGCGGAGATCTGGTAGAAGTGCTTCATGGATTAACGGAAGGAGAAGAAGTTATCCTCTCCCCTGATGAAACCATAGAGTCTGGGAAAAAAGTCCAATCCCAATCCGGCTCATGA
- a CDS encoding class I SAM-dependent methyltransferase yields MIKGKQSWDFLARYYEKLWVQKHSLKPTRQLIRREIAKLADSDPHLLRGGKLLDMGCGTGQLLQELAEAYPPSRLELTGIDASPEMIRQAKAKQLSGVKFLAGDVHHLPFPDHTFEIITCCHSFPYYHNQSLALQELARIIKPKGHLLLIQAVENSFYDKIVMSMVKCTTGSANYLSSSQISKELKENGFTPLEEERLKTVFYFPSIVYTISTPGAEHENSLR; encoded by the coding sequence ATGATCAAAGGTAAACAATCCTGGGATTTTTTGGCACGCTATTATGAGAAATTATGGGTGCAGAAACATTCATTAAAACCGACCCGACAGTTGATCAGAAGGGAAATCGCAAAATTGGCCGACTCGGACCCGCACCTTCTCAGGGGCGGAAAACTTCTTGATATGGGCTGCGGCACCGGTCAATTACTCCAGGAACTGGCGGAAGCTTATCCCCCATCCCGATTGGAACTTACCGGCATAGATGCCTCCCCGGAGATGATCCGTCAGGCAAAGGCAAAACAGCTTTCAGGAGTAAAATTTCTCGCCGGCGATGTCCACCATCTTCCCTTTCCCGACCATACTTTCGAGATCATTACCTGCTGCCATTCCTTTCCTTACTATCACAATCAAAGCTTGGCTTTGCAGGAATTAGCCCGGATCATCAAACCAAAGGGGCATCTCCTTTTAATCCAGGCAGTTGAAAATAGTTTTTACGATAAAATCGTGATGTCCATGGTGAAATGCACCACCGGTTCTGCAAATTATCTCTCCTCTTCCCAGATCTCAAAGGAATTGAAGGAAAATGGCTTCACTCCACTAGAAGAAGAAAGATTAAAAACAGTTTTCTATTTCCCCAGTATTGTTTACACTATCTCAACACCAGGAGCAGAACATGAAAATTCTCTTCGTTAG
- a CDS encoding metal-sensing transcriptional repressor, whose protein sequence is MNNQKKQALNSIQTAKGQMEAIIKMIEDDRYCVDISNQILAAQSLLKKANLLILEQHLMHCVKEAFEQGNGSEKIDEIMGILSRISGK, encoded by the coding sequence GTGAATAATCAAAAAAAGCAAGCGCTGAATTCAATTCAAACTGCCAAAGGACAGATGGAGGCCATTATTAAAATGATTGAGGATGATCGTTATTGTGTCGATATCTCCAATCAAATTTTGGCCGCCCAATCACTGCTCAAAAAAGCAAATCTTTTGATTTTGGAGCAGCATCTGATGCATTGTGTAAAGGAAGCTTTTGAACAGGGTAATGGCAGTGAAAAAATCGACGAGATTATGGGAATCTTATCAAGGATTTCCGGTAAATAA
- a CDS encoding GNAT family N-acetyltransferase: protein MIWVEFNRAQDIPGSWDNLTGANIFLKRAFLAHLEKTNPCQQRYRMLFDAGMLQALYVVYQLKLNVFTYRSLPLRIPVLIIGIPCSVAKQGFVVQEGYDQFLADDIHSRKGAHLILNSTTSLPGKSGATLPSCHLDLAWKSMDQYLAALRSHYRYRLKKARAKWQDVKVELIKPRQFEPILYQQYLEVYQRSQFKLEQLSLDFFRNLPLPAQVIKASFQDQVLGFALLVENGAELVFLFTGFDHALNPSLDIYLNLLLEVINYGLIHDFKVIDFGQTTEEIKEKLGCRLQEKRMWLFHSNPFLHNLANRLLGFLEYQKLEHHYRVFIER, encoded by the coding sequence ATGATATGGGTGGAATTTAACCGGGCTCAGGACATCCCTGGCAGCTGGGACAATCTAACCGGCGCAAATATTTTTTTAAAAAGAGCTTTTTTAGCCCACTTAGAAAAGACCAATCCCTGTCAGCAGCGTTACCGCATGCTCTTTGACGCCGGGATGCTTCAGGCACTTTATGTGGTCTACCAACTGAAACTAAATGTTTTCACTTATCGGTCCTTACCCCTGAGAATTCCTGTGCTAATTATTGGTATTCCCTGTTCTGTGGCAAAACAAGGCTTTGTCGTTCAGGAAGGATATGATCAATTCTTAGCAGATGACATTCACTCCCGGAAAGGGGCTCATCTGATCTTAAACAGTACAACATCTTTACCGGGCAAATCAGGAGCAACCCTGCCCTCCTGCCACTTAGACCTTGCCTGGAAAAGCATGGATCAATATTTGGCTGCTCTGCGCAGTCATTACCGTTATCGATTGAAGAAAGCCCGTGCTAAATGGCAGGACGTAAAAGTGGAGTTGATTAAACCGAGGCAATTTGAGCCCATCCTCTATCAGCAATACCTTGAAGTTTATCAAAGATCACAATTTAAGCTGGAGCAATTGAGCCTGGATTTTTTTCGGAATCTGCCTCTTCCAGCCCAAGTAATCAAGGCCAGCTTCCAGGACCAGGTGCTGGGGTTTGCCCTTCTAGTCGAAAACGGTGCTGAGTTGGTTTTTCTTTTCACCGGGTTTGACCATGCACTAAACCCCTCCTTAGACATTTACCTGAATCTGTTACTGGAGGTCATCAACTATGGATTAATACATGATTTTAAAGTGATTGATTTTGGTCAAACCACAGAGGAGATCAAGGAAAAACTGGGTTGCCGTTTACAGGAGAAGCGCATGTGGCTTTTTCATTCCAACCCTTTCCTTCATAATTTAGCCAACCGGTTGCTGGGATTTTTAGAATATCAAAAGCTGGAACACCATTATCGGGTTTTTATTGAGAGATGA